A region from the Methanobacterium bryantii genome encodes:
- a CDS encoding tetratricopeptide repeat protein: protein MGLFGGLKKKSLLDKGKNAGNNGDHEEALKYFNQVLEMDPENVDALFNKGCVFMNFDRQEAALECFEEVLLLSPDIANVWLFKGFVLGALKRHGEALESFNRALELDPDNFDALNNAGYALKERGEYEKAVEHYDKALKVFPDSTVAWTNKGAVLIDLEEYDNALECFDTALELEAPNFKAWYYKGIIARKLNNLQEAINCFDKSLELNPDFELAKDEKEEVLSSKS from the coding sequence ATGGGATTATTTGGTGGTTTAAAGAAGAAATCTTTGCTTGATAAGGGAAAAAATGCTGGAAATAATGGAGATCATGAAGAAGCTTTGAAGTATTTTAACCAGGTTTTGGAGATGGATCCTGAAAATGTGGATGCTCTTTTTAATAAAGGTTGTGTTTTTATGAATTTTGACAGGCAGGAAGCGGCTTTGGAATGTTTTGAGGAGGTTTTATTGTTAAGTCCTGATATTGCTAATGTATGGCTTTTTAAAGGATTTGTTTTAGGGGCGCTTAAACGGCATGGTGAAGCTTTAGAATCGTTTAATAGGGCTTTAGAATTGGATCCAGATAATTTTGATGCCTTAAATAATGCAGGGTATGCACTTAAAGAAAGGGGAGAATATGAAAAAGCTGTAGAACACTATGATAAGGCTTTGAAGGTGTTTCCAGATTCTACTGTGGCATGGACCAATAAAGGGGCAGTTTTAATAGATCTTGAAGAGTATGATAACGCTTTAGAATGTTTTGACACTGCTTTGGAACTTGAGGCGCCGAATTTTAAGGCTTGGTATTATAAAGGAATAATCGCCAGGAAGTTAAATAACCTTCAAGAAGCTATCAATTGTTTTGATAAATCCTTAGAGTTGAACCCTGATTTTGAACTTGCTAAAGATGAGAAAGAAGAAGTTTTATCTTCTAAATCCTAA
- a CDS encoding NosD domain-containing protein — MKNELLFIILLSFFLILISITGTVSAANLTVNPGDSIQSVINNASSNDTIIVNDNCGLGYTYTENVVVNKTVQLKVNDGGNVTIQALNSSQPIFTVDNCCDSVIYGFTITGATSSSAIYLNGTHNCCILNNIITGNGLNSTGDFGYGIFMNSTTNCMITGNILHGNEGGIDLEYSKNTLLSENSVTDSVLRGIYMYHANSTAISKNNLANNDGGILACYSNSIVITGNDVKNNIYQGIYLYYSSGDLHFNRIVGNGEYGLLSRGGTVNATNNWWGTNNPRVSSVKPSAIYVINGNVLYNPRLVLTVTPTSYKVSDGKVYEAAITADLNHNSNNEDVSTVLYTPDGIPVNFDSDSGSTITSKGYTRNGKTSAILMLNPNLESGMANVTATVDNQSTPAPVDRIAKAVITIAGTAIDVSTNQTLYLTYEIPLNESVRWVSVLWKNMGMFHEEVDLVVNGNVVLNKTVSNVNYLQYKNNFSQNVFDNINFLNWLFSNTPCAIFELDNIIARNPQLENLTGNELEEGMLALAKQVNNFTDSEIDFIRNRQDFKDKMVMHIFYPGDAAKTITINDQDSNETLDLYFPGNPIVRVSDIIYADGLYTYQTELDQNNITHYTVEPAGYEGVRSFAIAATRVTDEILQYWLDQKDRTDANGTLLYPEGPMKTAYGTFLNALLVIKCHDMVADAAASKFNVTWIRTTPIAVSTLDDAYNTLLTGEMSHRMGMDVVGDPDNVRAFRFACSSSFSPIEYWVMASLFPNPDQNGTIIGPNVWSSVTIGLGDLMLSGEPLEIFESNGYIVIKAVGSNGKILLIDPETGLVMDLLTGNETSCGSYCYKNQQAEWGNNLGNIILNNGPAINRAIETGEAVAADWGQNDMEDTVLGLASSAAISVGVAMLVCSGPPGWLALAVIGLGVAGSYYAADLDEGWTTSRWINFGLNVGPSLVPFIGAEGGVAGRLGISYVTKAGAKKSVTTVAGNSESYVITNMPKWGGGTFTGGYMSTVEYIKYGTNKRVIRTAFGDTREEAAKNALRYTVLSSRASVIVNSYSPEIDDYGSVAYNNIADYFATT, encoded by the coding sequence ATGAAGAATGAATTATTATTTATTATACTGTTAAGTTTTTTTTTAATCTTAATTTCGATAACTGGAACTGTGTCTGCGGCTAATTTAACGGTTAATCCTGGAGATAGTATCCAATCAGTTATAAATAATGCATCTTCTAATGATACAATTATTGTTAATGATAACTGTGGTTTGGGTTATACTTACACTGAAAATGTGGTTGTTAATAAAACAGTGCAGCTAAAAGTTAATGATGGTGGAAATGTCACCATTCAGGCTTTGAATTCTTCACAACCTATTTTTACCGTTGATAATTGCTGTGATTCTGTGATTTATGGATTTACAATTACAGGTGCAACATCTTCGTCGGCTATTTATTTAAATGGGACCCATAACTGTTGTATATTAAATAATATCATTACTGGAAATGGGTTAAACAGTACTGGTGACTTTGGATATGGGATCTTCATGAACTCCACCACTAACTGCATGATCACTGGAAACATTTTACATGGAAATGAAGGTGGAATTGACCTTGAATACTCAAAAAATACTCTTCTGTCAGAAAACAGTGTAACTGACAGTGTATTGAGGGGTATTTATATGTATCATGCAAATAGTACAGCTATATCTAAAAATAATTTAGCAAACAATGATGGAGGTATCCTTGCATGTTATTCCAACAGCATTGTGATCACTGGAAATGATGTGAAAAATAACATTTATCAGGGTATCTATTTATATTACTCTTCAGGAGACCTTCATTTCAATAGAATAGTTGGAAATGGGGAATACGGGCTTTTAAGCAGGGGCGGCACTGTGAATGCTACCAACAACTGGTGGGGAACCAATAATCCAAGGGTGTCATCAGTTAAACCCAGTGCTATTTATGTAATAAATGGGAACGTACTTTACAATCCGCGTTTAGTTCTCACAGTCACCCCTACATCTTATAAGGTTTCTGATGGCAAGGTTTACGAAGCAGCCATTACTGCAGATTTAAATCACAACAGTAACAACGAAGACGTTTCAACTGTGCTCTACACACCTGATGGCATACCAGTTAATTTCGATTCAGATAGTGGTAGTACTATAACCAGTAAGGGCTACACAAGGAATGGTAAGACATCAGCCATTTTAATGTTAAATCCAAACCTCGAATCGGGTATGGCCAATGTAACAGCCACTGTAGATAATCAAAGTACGCCTGCTCCAGTCGATCGGATTGCTAAAGCAGTTATAACCATTGCAGGCACGGCTATAGATGTATCTACCAACCAGACGTTATATTTGACTTATGAGATTCCTTTGAACGAGTCTGTAAGGTGGGTTAGCGTGTTGTGGAAGAATATGGGCATGTTCCATGAAGAAGTGGATCTGGTTGTTAATGGAAATGTGGTTTTGAATAAAACAGTTTCGAATGTAAATTATCTTCAGTATAAAAATAATTTCTCTCAGAATGTTTTTGATAATATTAATTTTTTAAACTGGCTGTTTTCAAATACGCCTTGTGCAATATTTGAATTAGATAATATTATTGCCCGTAATCCTCAGCTTGAAAATCTTACTGGAAATGAATTGGAAGAGGGTATGTTGGCATTGGCTAAACAGGTGAATAATTTTACAGATAGTGAGATAGATTTCATTAGAAACCGCCAAGACTTTAAAGATAAGATGGTAATGCACATCTTTTATCCTGGAGATGCAGCTAAAACCATCACAATTAATGATCAGGATAGTAATGAGACATTAGACCTTTATTTCCCGGGTAATCCGATTGTAAGAGTTAGTGATATTATATATGCAGATGGTTTGTACACTTACCAAACAGAACTAGATCAAAACAATATAACTCATTATACAGTAGAACCTGCAGGTTATGAGGGTGTTAGAAGCTTTGCTATAGCCGCAACAAGAGTAACCGATGAAATATTGCAGTACTGGTTGGATCAAAAGGATAGGACTGATGCAAATGGTACTCTTCTTTACCCTGAAGGGCCTATGAAAACTGCTTATGGGACATTTTTAAATGCTTTGCTGGTGATTAAGTGTCATGATATGGTGGCAGATGCAGCAGCTTCCAAATTTAATGTTACCTGGATTCGTACCACACCTATTGCAGTTTCTACGTTGGATGATGCTTATAATACGCTTCTTACTGGGGAAATGAGTCACAGGATGGGTATGGATGTAGTTGGTGATCCTGATAATGTGAGGGCGTTCCGTTTTGCATGTTCGTCGTCCTTTTCACCGATTGAGTACTGGGTTATGGCGTCATTATTCCCAAATCCTGACCAGAATGGGACAATAATTGGTCCAAATGTGTGGAGTAGTGTAACAATTGGGTTGGGTGACCTGATGCTTAGCGGTGAGCCGTTAGAAATATTTGAAAGTAATGGTTATATTGTTATTAAGGCTGTTGGTAGTAATGGAAAGATATTGTTAATTGACCCGGAAACTGGTCTTGTTATGGACCTTTTAACTGGGAATGAAACCAGCTGCGGAAGTTACTGTTACAAAAATCAGCAGGCAGAATGGGGTAATAATTTAGGTAATATAATACTTAATAATGGACCAGCTATAAATAGGGCCATAGAAACAGGGGAAGCAGTAGCCGCGGACTGGGGTCAAAATGACATGGAAGATACAGTGCTTGGACTTGCAAGCAGTGCAGCAATATCTGTAGGGGTGGCAATGCTTGTTTGCAGTGGCCCTCCTGGTTGGTTAGCTCTTGCTGTTATCGGATTGGGTGTGGCAGGTTCTTATTACGCTGCTGATCTGGATGAAGGATGGACTACATCTAGATGGATTAACTTTGGTTTGAATGTTGGGCCTTCTTTGGTACCATTTATTGGAGCTGAAGGTGGTGTTGCTGGTAGGCTTGGTATCAGTTATGTCACAAAAGCTGGGGCTAAAAAGAGTGTTACAACAGTTGCAGGAAATTCTGAGAGTTATGTGATTACAAATATGCCTAAATGGGGTGGCGGTACTTTCACCGGGGGTTATATGAGTACTGTAGAATATATTAAATATGGAACTAACAAAAGAGTAATAAGAACAGCATTTGGAGACACAAGAGAAGAAGCTGCTAAAAATGCTCTAAGATACACTGTACTGTCTAGTCGTGCTTCAGTGATTGTGAACAGTTATAGTCCTGAAATTGATGATTATGGTTCCGTAGCATATAATAACATTGCAGATTACTTTGCAACAACATAA
- the upp gene encoding uracil phosphoribosyltransferase, which produces MLKIVDHAVVQKSLTRIRDKNIDRVHFRHGIIEIGRLMGYEYANTLEKKPVTVNTPLGVAEGIKIKDIDNIVVVSVLRAAIPLVEGISHVFKEAEYGVIGAWRSEEPPFNAKIEYIKLPDLENKIVIVADPMLATGHTLNAILNEIKKRGTPKKIVIFSVISAEPGIAKIFKNHPEIEIYTCSVDEKLNQDGYIVPGLGDVGDLCFGKPCL; this is translated from the coding sequence ATGTTAAAGATAGTTGATCATGCTGTTGTACAAAAAAGTCTTACGAGAATAAGGGACAAAAATATAGACCGCGTCCATTTCAGGCATGGAATTATTGAAATTGGGAGGTTAATGGGATACGAGTATGCAAATACTTTAGAAAAAAAACCTGTAACTGTAAATACCCCTCTTGGAGTTGCAGAAGGAATCAAAATTAAGGACATTGACAACATAGTAGTTGTAAGTGTTTTAAGGGCTGCAATTCCCTTGGTTGAAGGAATATCCCATGTATTTAAAGAGGCAGAATATGGGGTTATCGGCGCCTGGAGGAGTGAAGAACCTCCATTTAATGCAAAGATAGAATATATTAAGCTGCCGGATTTAGAAAATAAGATTGTAATTGTTGCAGACCCCATGCTTGCAACAGGCCACACATTGAATGCTATTTTAAATGAAATTAAAAAGAGGGGCACGCCTAAAAAAATTGTAATTTTCAGTGTTATCTCAGCAGAGCCGGGAATAGCAAAAATATTCAAAAACCATCCTGAAATTGAAATATACACCTGTTCAGTTGATGAAAAGCTCAACCAGGATGGCTATATTGTTCCAGGTCTTGGAGATGTTGGAGATCTGTGTTTTGGGAAGCCGTGTTTATAA
- a CDS encoding tRNA (cytidine(56)-2'-O)-methyltransferase — MKINVLRLDHRQKRDARITTHVCLTARAFGADGVILNGDEDTKLMENVRDVAKRWGGQFEVDYKKNYENLIDEWKNKGGEVVHLTMYGSQVQEVVDDIQNSPKDKLVVVGGSRVPTKVYKEADWNVSVTSQPHSEVSSLAVFLHMLFEGKEFDKEFEGGKMKIIPTAEGKRVIISDNEEEKIE; from the coding sequence GTGAAAATCAATGTTTTAAGACTTGACCACAGACAAAAAAGAGACGCAAGAATAACAACCCACGTTTGCCTGACAGCAAGAGCTTTTGGAGCAGATGGAGTAATCTTAAATGGAGATGAAGATACAAAGCTCATGGAAAACGTCAGAGATGTTGCTAAACGTTGGGGTGGTCAATTCGAAGTAGATTATAAAAAAAATTATGAAAACCTCATAGATGAATGGAAAAATAAAGGTGGAGAAGTAGTTCACCTTACAATGTACGGATCTCAAGTTCAGGAAGTTGTAGACGATATTCAAAATTCGCCAAAGGACAAGCTTGTAGTGGTTGGAGGTTCAAGAGTCCCCACTAAAGTTTACAAAGAAGCTGATTGGAATGTTTCTGTAACTTCACAGCCTCATTCAGAAGTATCATCCCTTGCAGTCTTTTTACACATGTTATTTGAAGGAAAAGAGTTTGATAAAGAATTTGAAGGTGGTAAAATGAAAATTATACCAACTGCAGAGGGTAAAAGGGTTATAATAAGTGATAATGAAGAAGAAAAAATAGAATGA
- the cobS gene encoding adenosylcobinamide-GDP ribazoletransferase, whose translation MSDKRVLNVEYERSHHASNSSKLRGIAGLISFSTVIPLNIHTTIEEMAAFTWFWPVIGGLIGIFVGAVGFISLNLLHLSPLITAAIVYSFAIWFTGFHHLDGLMDMGDGLMVHGDHQKKIQVMRDMMVGTGGISLFFIVAIITFSAINAIPAGLIFLVLLISEIAAKTSLITCATFSKPFPDGTGRLFIESMNIKLLVLSFILTSIIGFLAINITGILGIIGGIIAGAAVAAVASKQFKYATGDILGASNEIGRLVSIIVMTTVLIYI comes from the coding sequence ATGAGCGACAAAAGAGTACTGAATGTAGAATACGAAAGATCACACCATGCATCAAATTCATCTAAACTTAGAGGGATAGCCGGACTTATTTCATTTTCAACAGTTATCCCCCTAAATATTCATACTACCATTGAGGAAATGGCAGCTTTCACATGGTTCTGGCCTGTAATTGGCGGCTTGATTGGAATATTTGTAGGAGCAGTTGGATTTATATCTTTGAACCTGCTTCACCTATCCCCACTTATCACAGCAGCCATAGTTTACAGTTTTGCAATATGGTTTACTGGATTCCACCACCTGGACGGGCTCATGGATATGGGTGATGGGCTCATGGTACACGGAGACCACCAAAAAAAGATTCAAGTTATGAGGGACATGATGGTTGGGACTGGAGGTATCTCCCTATTTTTTATAGTTGCCATAATTACATTTTCAGCAATTAATGCTATTCCTGCAGGTTTAATATTTCTGGTACTATTAATCTCGGAAATAGCTGCAAAAACGAGCCTTATAACATGTGCAACATTTTCAAAACCGTTTCCAGATGGAACTGGAAGGTTATTTATAGAATCAATGAACATAAAATTATTAGTACTGTCATTTATTTTAACGTCAATAATTGGATTTTTAGCCATAAATATCACAGGAATCCTTGGAATAATTGGGGGGATAATTGCTGGCGCCGCAGTTGCTGCTGTGGCTTCAAAACAGTTTAAATATGCAACAGGAGATATTTTAGGGGCTTCCAATGAAATAGGGCGTTTAGTATCCATTATAGTAATGACTACTGTTTTAATATACATATAA
- a CDS encoding phosphatidylglycerophosphatase A has protein sequence MDKICIKDAQINIESDALIIQREKGFLSLSNVNNNFSTIKTIINHSPYTDIPNKEGYIHKFLENKNVLNPASVILTGASISESIVETSKYVTAIVSVHAFNILGAGEVVNTNYDDKRSISTILIINNDLSYKSLLNAYSCAERAKVVALWDLDVRSSSGDISTGNLNDSLIVACTGKNDKEIDNAELQTLVRKCVRKATKRAILNSGYKKEVLDYIEGIGIKIEDLVDAGMELCVGVEKSEELYEKLHKQILKSLEDLNVVSFIIAGIRLEEDYAKHRVTGINVDDDPAYLYSDEVFGMSVANQIAGTKAIFNFKRYDEEKPGIIGKLGPVLDDIFAGLIAGCMSKIFEE, from the coding sequence ATGGATAAAATATGTATCAAAGATGCCCAAATTAATATAGAAAGCGACGCTCTTATAATCCAAAGAGAAAAGGGGTTTTTATCTTTAAGTAATGTTAACAATAATTTTTCAACTATCAAAACTATAATAAACCATTCGCCTTATACTGATATTCCAAATAAAGAAGGATATATCCACAAATTCCTTGAAAATAAAAATGTGCTGAATCCCGCGTCAGTAATCTTAACAGGTGCCAGCATTAGCGAGTCAATCGTTGAAACATCCAAGTATGTAACAGCCATAGTTTCAGTCCATGCATTTAACATATTGGGAGCAGGAGAAGTAGTTAATACTAATTATGATGATAAAAGATCCATAAGCACGATATTAATTATAAACAATGATCTAAGTTATAAATCACTTTTAAATGCATATTCATGTGCAGAAAGGGCTAAAGTAGTAGCATTATGGGACTTAGATGTCCGAAGCTCTTCAGGAGACATATCTACAGGAAATCTTAATGATTCACTAATTGTAGCATGTACTGGAAAAAATGATAAAGAAATTGACAACGCAGAACTTCAAACTTTAGTTAGGAAATGCGTCAGAAAAGCCACAAAAAGAGCCATTTTAAATTCAGGATATAAAAAAGAAGTTTTAGATTATATAGAAGGAATAGGCATCAAAATAGAAGACCTTGTTGATGCTGGAATGGAACTATGTGTAGGCGTAGAAAAAAGCGAAGAGCTATACGAAAAATTACACAAGCAGATATTAAAGTCTCTAGAAGATTTGAATGTTGTATCGTTCATAATTGCAGGAATAAGGCTTGAAGAAGATTACGCAAAACACAGAGTAACAGGAATAAATGTAGATGATGATCCAGCATACCTATATTCCGATGAAGTCTTTGGAATGTCTGTAGCAAATCAAATTGCTGGGACCAAAGCAATATTTAATTTTAAACGGTATGATGAGGAAAAACCAGGCATAATTGGCAAACTTGGCCCAGTACTTGATGATATATTTGCAGGGCTTATTGCAGGGTGCATGTCCAAGATATTTGAAGAATGA
- a CDS encoding MJ1244 family protein: MKVHLRVFVEIKNLGKAMNALTDAGITGFYILEYKGMSPQDWKGFSIKEDPESAIKMIKDHAKNALLICSVVDEEKVDEIVKMVRDALMGEKYTILEVPIRRIIISDGKNE; encoded by the coding sequence ATGAAAGTTCATCTGAGGGTCTTTGTTGAGATAAAAAATTTGGGAAAAGCTATGAATGCTTTAACTGATGCTGGAATAACGGGATTTTATATTTTAGAATATAAAGGTATGTCCCCCCAGGATTGGAAGGGATTTTCTATAAAGGAGGATCCAGAGTCTGCAATAAAGATGATCAAAGATCATGCAAAGAATGCGCTGCTTATCTGCAGTGTTGTGGATGAAGAAAAAGTGGATGAAATAGTAAAAATGGTCCGCGATGCTCTTATGGGCGAAAAATACACTATTTTAGAAGTTCCAATACGCAGGATAATTATAAGCGACGGTAAAAATGAATAA
- a CDS encoding response regulator, with the protein MIGKTVEILLVEDNPADARLVMEVFKDFKINNKLYHVKDGVEAMEYLQHSGEYADTSKPDLILLDLNLPRKDGREVLKEIKEDEELKCIPVVILTTSSAEDDVLKTYCNHANCYIIKPVDFDQFIKVIQSIESFWLTMVKLPS; encoded by the coding sequence TTGATAGGTAAAACAGTTGAAATTTTACTTGTAGAAGATAATCCTGCAGATGCCCGTCTTGTAATGGAGGTTTTTAAGGATTTTAAAATAAATAACAAATTATATCATGTAAAAGACGGTGTAGAAGCTATGGAATATCTGCAGCATAGTGGTGAATATGCAGATACTTCAAAACCAGACTTAATATTGCTTGATTTGAATTTACCTCGAAAAGATGGGCGTGAAGTTTTAAAAGAAATAAAAGAAGATGAAGAACTCAAATGTATCCCAGTAGTCATTTTAACCACTTCAAGTGCTGAAGACGATGTTTTAAAAACTTATTGCAACCATGCCAACTGTTACATCATAAAACCAGTGGATTTTGACCAGTTTATAAAAGTTATACAATCAATAGAAAGTTTCTGGCTTACAATGGTAAAGTTACCAAGCTAA
- the queC gene encoding 7-cyano-7-deazaguanine synthase QueC codes for MKNKPKAISVLSGGLDSTVATAYYSDKYEIHAITFNYGQRSAEMEIKSAGAVCEKLGIEHNVLDLPWLKKLGKSALTSDTEVPELKMDELDSKEICDETARKVWVPGRNVVFTAIATSFAEALNAEKIIVGWDLEEAVTFPDNSKEFLDAFNNVLEIGTLEGVKIEAPVINMSKTEIVKLGMEIDAPMDLSYSCYMGEEKPCGTCESCMRRIRAFKDVKMI; via the coding sequence ATGAAAAACAAACCAAAAGCAATATCTGTCCTTTCAGGAGGGCTTGATTCAACTGTTGCAACAGCATATTACAGTGATAAATATGAAATCCATGCCATAACATTCAATTACGGCCAGAGAAGTGCAGAAATGGAAATTAAATCTGCAGGAGCCGTATGTGAAAAATTGGGAATTGAACACAACGTTCTGGATCTTCCATGGCTTAAAAAGCTTGGAAAGTCAGCTTTAACTTCTGACACGGAGGTCCCCGAACTTAAAATGGATGAACTCGACAGCAAGGAAATTTGCGATGAAACAGCTCGAAAAGTATGGGTTCCTGGGCGAAATGTAGTTTTTACAGCCATAGCCACATCTTTTGCAGAAGCTCTAAATGCAGAAAAGATCATTGTAGGATGGGACTTAGAAGAAGCGGTTACATTTCCAGATAACTCAAAAGAGTTCTTAGATGCATTTAATAATGTCCTGGAAATCGGCACACTTGAAGGTGTAAAAATTGAAGCTCCAGTTATAAACATGAGTAAAACTGAAATAGTTAAGCTGGGTATGGAAATAGATGCACCTATGGATTTAAGTTATTCATGTTATATGGGTGAAGAGAAACCCTGTGGTACTTGTGAATCATGTATGAGGCGCATAAGAGCTTTTAAAGATGTAAAAATGATTTAA
- the larC gene encoding nickel pincer cofactor biosynthesis protein LarC: protein MVVILDPQNSGISGNMVLGALIDLGVDAEEVAEVMENYASHFGDIKIKIDKTKKSGISATYADIKCEDKNSIGYAELIEILDKVKYKISPEVLKFAKKVFKTVAEAESTVHGTSLDKIHFHEVGAADAVADIIGSAYCFYKLGLDSKKIYGMPVALGGGRINSMHGKLSVPAPATLEILKNVPSFGGPVNYELTTPTGAALYVNMVDEICDFYPLVTNSRIGYGAGKRDLEIPNVLRVVKGESIVPTDKVSILETNLDTVTGEVLGHTFDKLMDAGALDISVIPVLMKKNRPGNLLRVITKPKDSGAVSEAIIRETGTLGVRVLPYVHRNIVKREIVPLKLDIGGLEHDIQIKIGMIGEEVINYSPEYEDAKKIAYKTDVPLKDVMKRANNAFKELLDKY, encoded by the coding sequence ATGGTAGTTATTTTAGATCCTCAAAATTCAGGAATATCTGGAAACATGGTGCTAGGCGCACTTATAGATCTAGGGGTGGATGCAGAAGAAGTAGCAGAAGTTATGGAAAACTATGCGTCTCATTTTGGGGATATCAAAATCAAAATAGATAAGACCAAAAAATCAGGCATTTCTGCAACATATGCAGATATTAAATGTGAAGATAAAAATTCAATTGGTTATGCAGAGCTCATTGAGATTCTAGATAAAGTGAAATACAAAATTAGCCCTGAAGTTTTGAAATTTGCAAAAAAAGTATTCAAAACAGTTGCAGAAGCGGAATCTACAGTTCATGGTACAAGTTTAGATAAAATACACTTCCATGAAGTTGGAGCTGCAGACGCTGTAGCTGACATCATCGGTTCTGCTTATTGTTTCTATAAACTAGGGCTTGATTCAAAAAAAATTTATGGAATGCCTGTTGCACTTGGTGGGGGGAGAATTAACAGCATGCACGGAAAATTAAGCGTTCCTGCACCTGCAACTCTTGAAATACTCAAAAATGTTCCATCATTTGGAGGGCCTGTTAATTATGAGCTTACAACTCCCACAGGAGCAGCTCTTTATGTAAACATGGTGGATGAGATCTGTGATTTTTACCCTCTGGTTACAAACAGCAGGATCGGGTACGGGGCAGGAAAAAGAGACCTTGAAATACCAAATGTTTTAAGGGTTGTAAAAGGAGAATCTATTGTTCCAACTGATAAGGTGTCCATTCTTGAGACTAACCTTGATACTGTAACGGGAGAAGTTCTTGGCCATACCTTCGATAAACTTATGGATGCTGGAGCTTTAGATATCAGTGTTATTCCAGTATTAATGAAGAAAAATAGACCGGGGAACCTTTTAAGAGTAATAACAAAGCCAAAAGATAGCGGTGCAGTATCTGAAGCTATTATAAGAGAAACAGGGACACTTGGAGTTAGAGTACTACCCTATGTCCATAGAAATATTGTGAAAAGAGAAATTGTACCCCTAAAATTAGATATTGGTGGGCTAGAACACGATATACAGATCAAGATTGGAATGATTGGGGAAGAGGTAATAAATTACAGCCCGGAATATGAGGATGCTAAAAAAATAGCATATAAAACAGACGTACCTCTAAAAGATGTTATGAAAAGAGCTAACAATGCATTTAAGGAATTGTTGGATAAGTATTAA
- a CDS encoding class I SAM-dependent methyltransferase has protein sequence MKKSDKVKAHFEEESSEFDEVILKLIPHYKDMINALISSIPFEQDASVKVLDLGCGTGTVTQTLKEQFKNAKVTCLDLAANMIEMAKLKLQDYNGIEYTVGDFYEYNFTEKYDVIVSSLALHHLATDEDKKRFYKKIYEALTHGGVFLNADAVLASNKQLQEVYTAKWKEFMNLSISMKEIEEKWVPAAETEDHPVKITDHLDWLRKIGFKDVDIIWKYYHLAVYCGFKQ, from the coding sequence TTGAAAAAAAGCGATAAAGTAAAGGCTCATTTTGAAGAAGAATCCTCCGAATTTGATGAAGTTATCCTTAAATTAATTCCACATTATAAAGACATGATAAATGCATTAATCAGTTCCATTCCCTTTGAACAGGATGCTTCTGTAAAAGTTCTTGACCTCGGCTGTGGTACTGGGACTGTAACCCAAACATTGAAGGAACAATTTAAAAATGCCAAAGTAACCTGTCTCGATTTAGCTGCAAATATGATAGAAATGGCTAAATTAAAATTACAGGATTACAATGGCATAGAATATACTGTAGGTGATTTTTATGAATATAATTTCACTGAAAAATATGATGTAATTGTTTCTTCACTGGCACTGCATCACCTTGCAACAGATGAAGATAAGAAAAGATTTTACAAAAAAATATACGAAGCTCTGACCCATGGAGGAGTATTTTTAAATGCGGATGCCGTTTTAGCATCAAATAAACAGTTACAGGAAGTATATACTGCTAAATGGAAAGAATTCATGAACTTAAGCATCAGCATGAAAGAAATAGAAGAAAAATGGGTACCTGCTGCCGAAACAGAAGATCATCCTGTAAAAATAACTGATCATCTTGACTGGCTTCGTAAGATTGGTTTTAAAGATGTAGATATAATCTGGAAATATTACCATCTTGCAGTTTATTGCGGATTCAAACAGTAA